In Synergistaceae bacterium, the genomic stretch ACATCTAAGAATGGCGGTAAAGATTCGTTTGTCGCGTCAAGGCAGGAAAAAAGCCCCATTTTATAGATTAGTAGTAGCAGATGAGCGTTCACCGAGAGACGGTAAATTTATAGACTTAATCGGGACATATAATCCGATGACGGATCCAGCATCTGTTAATATCGACGAAGAACGGGCTTTACGTTGGCTGAAGAACGGTGCATTACCTTCAGACACGGCGCGCGGGCTTTTAAAGAAGCAGGGAATCTGGGACAAATTCAAGAACAGGGAAGCGTAAAATTTTTTCCCCTGTTATTTATTTATTAATTTCATCGTAGACCGCGAATAAAACAGGAGG encodes the following:
- the rpsP gene encoding 30S ribosomal protein S16 is translated as MAVKIRLSRQGRKKAPFYRLVVADERSPRDGKFIDLIGTYNPMTDPASVNIDEERALRWLKNGALPSDTARGLLKKQGIWDKFKNREA